A window of the Pongo abelii isolate AG06213 chromosome 10, NHGRI_mPonAbe1-v2.0_pri, whole genome shotgun sequence genome harbors these coding sequences:
- the RBP5 gene encoding retinol-binding protein 5 isoform X1 has protein sequence MPPNLTGYYRFVSQKNMEDYLQALNISLAVRKIALLLKPDKEIDHQGNHMMVRTLSTFRNYTVQFDVGVEFEEDLRSVDGRKCQTIVTWEEEQLVCVQKGEVPNRGWRHWLEGEMLYLELTARDAVCEQVFRKVR, from the exons ATGCCTCCCAACCTCACTGGCTACTACCGCTTTGTCTCGCAGAAGAACATGGAGGACTACCTGCAAGCCCTAA ACATCAGCTTGGCTGTGCGGAAGATCGCGCTGCTGCTGAAGCCGGACAAGGAGATCGACCACCAGGGCAACCACATGATGGTGAGGACGCTCAGCACCTTCCGAAACTACACTGTGCAGTTCGATGTGGGAGTGGAGTTTGAGGAGGACCTCAGGAGCGTGGACGGACGAAAATGCCAG ACCATAgtaacctgggaggaggagcagcTGGTGTGTGTGCAGAAAGGGGAGGTCCCCAACCGGGGCTGGAGACACTGGCTGGAGGGAGAGATGCTGTATCTG gAACTGACAGCAAGGGATGCAGTGTGCGAGCAGGTCTTCAGGAAGGTCAGATAG